A single Carnobacterium inhibens subsp. inhibens DSM 13024 DNA region contains:
- a CDS encoding DUF5590 domain-containing protein, whose amino-acid sequence MKKGILITVAIVMSVVLVFAITLLMISQDPIKKAEKETIAIAKESAGLVKATDFYWYNREKTYFSVAGLNESDEEIMVIVAKDGGGKTILNQDEFITEQQAKELTREEKGSIDILEARIGLEGDIPIWEVSYKQENGRLGYYVLTAKSGKWVSDIENI is encoded by the coding sequence ATGAAAAAAGGAATACTCATCACAGTTGCAATTGTGATGTCTGTTGTTCTTGTGTTCGCAATTACCCTTTTAATGATTAGCCAAGATCCAATAAAAAAGGCAGAAAAAGAAACGATCGCAATTGCTAAAGAATCTGCTGGATTAGTAAAAGCAACAGATTTTTATTGGTATAATCGTGAAAAAACTTATTTTTCAGTTGCTGGATTGAATGAATCAGATGAAGAAATCATGGTAATTGTTGCTAAAGATGGCGGCGGTAAGACTATTTTGAATCAAGATGAATTCATTACTGAACAACAAGCGAAAGAATTGACTCGAGAAGAAAAAGGGTCTATTGATATTCTTGAAGCTCGTATTGGGCTTGAGGGAGATATACCTATCTGGGAAGTTTCGTATAAACAAGAAAATGGCAGACTTGGTTATTATGTTTTGACTGCTAAATCCGGAAAATGGGTCAGCGATATTGAGAACATTTAA
- the asnS gene encoding asparagine--tRNA ligase codes for MKQITIVESKNHVGEEVEIGAWVANKRSSGKIAFLQLRDGSGFFQGIVVKSEVEEEVFQLAKSLNQETSILLTGIIQEDSRSKFGYEIAVKSIKIIGESHDYPITPKEHGTEFLMDHRHLWLRSSKQHAIMHVRNEIIRATYNFFNEEGFIKIDPPILTANAAEDSTELFHTEYFDQEAFLSQSGQLYMEAAAMAFGKVFSFGPTFRAEKSKTRRHLIEFWMIEPEMAFMDHEQSLEVQEKYVAYIVQSVLDNCDDALSVLERDKELLKKYTELPYPRISYDDAVKLLNENGFDDITWGDDFGSPHETFIATQYDRPVFILNYPKAIKAFYMKPHPDRDDVVLCADLIAPEGYGEIVGGSEREVDFDALTQRIKDFGLTEEDYAWYLDLRKYGSVPHSGFGLGLERTVTWICGTEHIRESIPFPRLLNRIYP; via the coding sequence GTGAAACAGATTACTATTGTAGAATCTAAAAATCATGTTGGAGAAGAAGTAGAAATTGGAGCTTGGGTAGCTAATAAACGCTCAAGCGGTAAAATTGCATTTTTACAATTACGTGATGGTTCTGGTTTTTTTCAAGGAATTGTTGTAAAGAGTGAAGTAGAAGAGGAAGTATTTCAATTAGCTAAATCATTGAATCAAGAAACCTCTATTCTTTTAACTGGAATTATCCAAGAAGACAGCCGTTCAAAATTCGGATATGAAATTGCGGTAAAATCTATTAAAATTATTGGTGAAAGCCATGATTACCCGATTACTCCAAAAGAGCACGGAACAGAATTTTTAATGGATCACCGTCATTTATGGTTGCGTTCATCTAAACAACATGCCATCATGCATGTGCGTAATGAAATTATTCGTGCAACTTACAATTTCTTCAATGAGGAAGGATTTATTAAGATTGATCCGCCTATTTTAACTGCTAATGCAGCAGAAGATTCAACTGAACTATTCCATACTGAATATTTTGATCAAGAAGCTTTCCTTTCACAAAGTGGTCAATTGTATATGGAAGCAGCAGCAATGGCTTTTGGAAAAGTCTTTTCGTTTGGACCAACTTTTAGAGCTGAAAAATCAAAAACACGTCGTCATTTAATTGAATTTTGGATGATTGAACCAGAAATGGCCTTCATGGACCATGAACAAAGTTTAGAAGTGCAAGAAAAATATGTTGCTTACATCGTTCAAAGTGTGTTAGATAACTGTGATGATGCATTAAGTGTATTAGAACGTGATAAAGAACTATTGAAAAAATATACTGAATTGCCTTATCCTAGAATTTCCTATGATGATGCCGTTAAATTATTAAACGAAAATGGGTTTGACGATATTACTTGGGGAGATGATTTTGGTTCTCCACATGAGACATTCATCGCAACTCAATACGACAGACCTGTCTTTATCTTAAATTACCCTAAAGCAATAAAAGCTTTTTATATGAAACCACATCCTGATCGTGATGATGTTGTATTATGTGCTGACTTGATTGCTCCGGAAGGTTATGGAGAAATTGTTGGAGGAAGCGAACGTGAGGTTGATTTTGATGCATTGACTCAACGTATCAAAGATTTTGGTCTTACTGAAGAGGATTATGCATGGTACTTGGATCTACGTAAATATGGTAGTGTTCCTCATTCAGGTTTTGGTTTAGGACTTGAACGTACTGTAACTTGGATTTGTGGAACGGAACATATTCGTGAATCCATTCCATTCCCTCGTTTGTTAAACCGTATTTATCCATAA
- a CDS encoding DnaD domain-containing protein yields MNNELLQKWLKAGDTTVSNVLLAHYNEVGLNTEQLVLVLQLKSFIDAGNDFPDTEIISKRMQITSSDVFKLIHELINKKLLVIETGKNQDGKTRDSYRLDLLWNKLTLVISQQENQQRVEKQHLSEQELFQLFEAEFGRPLSPIEMQTIGMWLDDDHYAIELIELALREAVLNQVYNLKYVDRILLNWERKNIRTKDQVEKEGNRRRQSSSKAQSVSSKEPTTKVPLHNWLNNNENP; encoded by the coding sequence ATGAATAATGAACTTTTACAAAAATGGCTGAAAGCAGGAGATACAACTGTATCGAATGTATTATTGGCTCATTACAATGAAGTAGGACTGAATACTGAACAGCTGGTTTTAGTGTTGCAATTAAAATCTTTTATTGATGCTGGAAATGATTTCCCAGACACAGAGATTATTTCAAAACGAATGCAGATCACTTCATCGGATGTCTTTAAGTTGATACATGAATTGATCAATAAAAAATTACTTGTGATAGAAACAGGAAAAAACCAAGATGGAAAAACACGAGATAGTTATCGGTTAGATTTGTTATGGAATAAATTAACCTTAGTTATTTCGCAACAAGAAAATCAACAAAGAGTCGAAAAACAACATTTATCTGAACAAGAATTATTTCAATTATTTGAAGCTGAGTTCGGTAGACCGTTATCACCGATCGAAATGCAAACGATCGGAATGTGGTTAGATGATGATCATTATGCAATTGAATTAATTGAATTAGCTTTAAGAGAAGCTGTTTTAAATCAAGTGTATAATTTGAAGTATGTTGATCGTATATTGTTAAATTGGGAAAGAAAAAATATTCGAACAAAAGATCAAGTTGAAAAAGAAGGCAATCGCCGTAGACAAAGTAGTTCGAAAGCACAAAGTGTTTCTTCTAAAGAACCTACTACAAAAGTACCCTTGCATAATTGGTTGAATAATAATGAGAATCCTTA